The window GCCGCACTCGGCGCCTCGGCCGCCTCCTACCTAGCTGCCCGTATAGGCTTCTCCCGCCTCGCAGAGGGGCTGGGCATAGAGCCAACGCCTCTATTCGGCGCGGTGTCGATTCTGCTAGCCGCCGTGATCTTCCTAGGCGTGGAGACCTTGGCGTACAACGTCTATGCTCTCTTCCTCTTGATGGTCCTATTCCTGGCGTTCGCTCTGGCCGGCCTCTTGATAGCGCTCAGGCACATGATAGAGGAGTACTTCACAGGAATCGTCGTCTCTAGGGTGCACGGCATCCACATAGGCGATTACGTACAGGTGGGCAAGACGGCGGGCTACGTAGTAGCTATGAGGCCGACAGCCCTGGTGGTCAGAGACTTCAGGCGCAACCTAGTCCACATACCTTATACTAAATTAATACATGAACCATTTAATTTAGTAAAAATAGAAGAAGGACATGAAATTAGGGTATATATGTATATGCCGTATAAAATAGATGTAAATAAACTCAGGGCTGAGCTGGGGGCCGTCGCCTCGGAATATGGGGTCGAGAACTTCAGAATCGACGTAGATCACATAGGCTATAGGGGCGTCGTATTGGCCGCGCGCGGCATATTGAGAGATCCGAGGAGGGAGGAGGAGGTCAGGTACGCGTTGCTTGATAAGGCGTATTCACTTCTTGCGTCGAAGAGCTAGCAGAAGAGCGCCGGCCAGAGCCCACAGGCCTATAATCCAGAGCTCGCCGAATCTCACAATGGCCGACAGCGCTAGACCTATCGCCGTCATGACCGCGCCAGCGGCGCCCACTATTGAGATCCCTCTTATGGTGGGCGACCTCATCGCTCCGTACAGCTCGCCGCGCCGGGTCTCGATCAGAAGCGCTAGGGAGACCATCAGGTAGTTCACCAGCGACGACACGGCGTAGACATCCACTATTAAGTAGATCTCGCCCGGGGCCAATAAGGCGAGGGCTATAGCCGCCGATAAGATGAGCGATACGTGCGGCGTCCTGAACTTGCGGTGTACTTTAGAGAACGCTTGAGGCAATAGCCGCTCCTCCGCGAGTCTATAAAGCAGACGGGAAAAGGCCACGAAGCCCGCGAGCGCGGCCATTATCTGAACCACGGCAGTGACGATACCCACGGGCAAGACGAGCCATCTGCCGTAAGACGAGGCGGCCGCTATCTCGACCACGGCGGTGGCGGGGTTAGAGACCACCGCCGAGTACGCCACGCCGTTCATCAACAACGCCGTTAGGCCTATGCCGTATGCAGCGCCCAGGCCGGCCGCGAGGATCGTCGCCCGCGGGACTTGGACCAGAGGCATCTCCGCCTCGCCAGCCAGCTGGCCTATCGCGTCCATGCCCGTATATCCCCTCGACGCGTAGGACAAGCCGGCCCATATATCCTTTGCGTCGACATCTCCCCACGAGAAGTAGGGCGGATACGTCCTCAGCTCTAAGACGAGGCCTAGCGCCACCGTCAAGAAGCCTATTAGTACTATGTCCAGCACCGCGACCAGGGCGGAGGCCCTCGCCGACTCTTTTATGCCGATTAGCGCGAGCACGAAGAGGCCTAAGGCCACCAGAAACGAGAAGGCCCTCGCGGCTATGTAGGGCACCGAGATCCCGTAGTAGGACAACATATTTGCTATGTACAGAACGCCGTCGAGAGAGCCGTACGCCACCATCACCGCTTGGTCGAAGGCGAGGAGCCATGCGGAGAAGAAGCCAGCGGTGCTCCCCAACGCGGTCTTGACATACAAGTAGGATCCGCCCGTCTCTGGGAACCGGGAGCCCATCTCGCCGTAGGCCAACGCTATAGCCACCATCAGCGCGGTGCCATATAGCACCACCAGGAAGGTCTGCCTCCCCGCCTCGGCCGCTATGACGCCCAACACGAAGTAGAACGTCGACTGGCTGTCTGCGTGAACCAATGAGTATATGTCGAATACGCCGAGCCTGCGCCTAAGCCAGTCTCTGCTCATGACGAGAGGTCCCTCAAGGCCTCTAAGGGCCCCATGGCCATTAGGTAGTCGCCTTCCTGCGCCACGGCGTCTGGCGACGTGATTATCTCGTCGTTTCTTATCAAGGCCGCCTTAACGCCGTAGGACTCCTCTATCTCGGCCAAGCTACGGCCGAGCGGTCTGGAATCCGCGGTCACGAACATCTCCAGAAGCCCGAAGTCGCCTCTGAGAGGGGTTATCCTTGTATACTTGAGGTTAAGTAGCCTGTATAGTCTGCCCAGAATACACTGCGAGGCGCTCACGGTCACTATGCCGTACTTCTCCGCCTCCTCCTCCGCCGCTTGGTTCCTCAACGTCACTACAACGCGCGGCACGCCTCTGGATCTGCACAGTTTTGCCAGAGACATATTGAGCGAATCGTTGGGGGAAATGAAAAGGGCCGTCTCGACGTCCTCAAGGCCAATTCTGTCGACGAGCGCCTCGTACGTCTCCGATTTAATCGTATGTATATAGACAGGGTACTTGATGAATTCCTTACCTCTGTATTCGTTGGATATGAGGTGTATGGTATATCCGTTATCCGCCAGCGCCTCCACGACGAGTTTGGTCAAGTCGTCGCCGCTGTCCAGCACAAGCGCCTTTCTGGCCACGTCGAATCGTTAAAGCATAAATATAAGCTAAGCCGCTTTAGGATAGAGATCGTCATCCCCAGCCTATGGCAGTTATGGGCATGGCCGTCGTGAGCGCTAAAATATTACATATACATAAATAAAGGAAACATTATAATTATAATAAAGATATATATCGATAATAAATATATGTTATTAATAAATCTATTAATAATCTTATAGTATATAAAAGCACCCAGTATGAGCAGGGCTATCGACGCCGGCAACGGCGTCAGAGCCGACGCGGCCGCCATGGTCGACGAAATGCCTGTAGCCAGCCGCGCTAAGTTCGTGTAGCCTCTATCGGTAAGCCTGGCCCTAGCGAGCCTCTTCAGCACAGCCTCGCTTGCGACCGATAGGAAGTAGTTCAACATGAGTATGGCGAAGAGTATCAACACGTAGTAGGCGCCGGGGTTCTGGTACGCCGGGGCGAACTCCGCCGATATCTTCGGCAGAAGCGCTACCGAGGATAGTAGGGAGAATAGGAGCAGGTGTTCCCAGGGCGTGTGGGCCGCAATAGGATCGCCGAGAAGCAAGACGAACTCGCCCTGCGTGTGGGTGAGCCTCGAGCGCAACGGCTGGCGCCAGCTACCGTAGCGCGTCTTCATGAGCTTCACAAACAGGTCGTGCGATCTCAGCCCCATGGCCCTAAAGACGTAGATATCGGCCTCCACCTCCAGAGCCCTCACCAAGACGAAGAGCAGGTAAACGGTCGAGATTACCAACGCCACCGAAAACACATAGACGTAGGCCGGGAGCGAGCCCAGGGAGGCGTAAGTCGCCGGCAGGGCCGCCATCTCTCCGTAGAGGACGGCGCCTACCGCCCATATCTTGGCCGGGTGTTTGAGCCTCGCGTGAGCCTCCTCGTGGAGCTCGACGAACCTCTCCAAGTCGGGATCCTCCCCGCCGCTCAGCACCACGAAGGACACCCACCGCGTCAGTCCGCCCGTGGTGAAGCCGTAAGGCTTCGCGCCGTCTATCTTGATCTTTATCAAGTGGATTCCTCTGCCTACCCTGAATATCTTGCCGGCCGCGAGCTCTAGGGATAGAACCAGCGCTAGGAACATGCCGGAGCCCAGAGAGGCCAGCGCCAGGTACGGCGTCAGCCCGTCGTAGGGCCCGGCCGCAATCTTGTTCAACAACGGCGCCATGAGGCGCGCCAGCCGTATTTGGGCGTATAGTAGGGCTAGGCCTGAGGGGACCAACGCAGACGACGCCGCGATCAGCAGACTGCCCGCGCCGATCCTCACGTAAGGTGCGATCTGTACTATTTTAGCCGATATCGCGAATCTTTAAAAACTGCCCCATACTGGAGGTTATGCATAGGGATAAGGCTGTCGGCATAGGTCTGTTGATCCTGTCGGTGTTGGTGATCGTCGTCTACGCCTGGCTCGTCTTTCTGACTAAGTACGACATAGTGGTCCTAAAGGCCACTGCGTTTCTCGCCGTGGCGGCCGTGTTCGGCATATTGGGCTGGGTCGGCTACGCGCTGGCGACTACTCCGCCTCCGAAGCCCATAGAGGAGATAGAGAAGGAGGTGGAGCAGGCCTTGAAGGAGATAGAGAAACAGATGCAGGAGCAGGACAAGGGACAGACACAGTAGCCGATAGGCCTTGCCCGCGCCGGGCTTGCCGCTCTGCGCCAATCCGGCCGCGGCATATTTGCAGACCTTCGCCTACAGCTCAGCAATCCGTTGATGCAGATCTTCAGACCCTACGTGGACTGGTCCAAGTCTGCCCGGATACTGGACAATAAACGGCTCGGCAAACAGAGGGTGGAGGCCAAGCAGGTCATAATGGCTATTCTGAGGCGCATGGGCGTTCTGAACGACGGCAGGAGGGGCTGGCTTAACCACCCCGTGGTGTTGATGTACTACAACGACGGGCGGCCCTATCTGGACGACTTGGTGGGGTACTTCGAGGCGGCGGTGGCTGAGTGGAGATCCAGAGGATTCAGGAACGAGATATCGCTGGACGATATAAGGCCGTTGATAAAGTCAGCTACGTCTGCCCCCGGCACGCCCATAACTCACGTGCACGAGGTGGAGTACAGGAGGGTGCTCCTCCTCAAGGATCCCTGCTACTATATCGATAAGTTCTCCAGAGAGGAGATAGAGGAGATCTTGGAGACGGAGCCCGTGCCCATCAAGGGCGTGAACACGTGGATCTTCGACGTCTACGACGTCTACAAGCGTTTTGTGGCCGAGCTCAAATCCGGCAGGAGGATCTGCGCGCCTATATTTCCGAAAAAGCCCGCGTGAGCTTGGCGAAGCAGGCCTCGCAGAAGCCGGGCCCCTTAAGGTCGGTGTCTCTGACCGTGTTGCTGAAGTACATAACGCATCTGGGATCTGCGCAGTGGCCCAGCCCAAAGGTGTGGCCCAGCTCGTGCACTATCTCCTTGGCCAGCCTCATCTCGAAGAGCTCAACGGCCGATCTCAGCCTCTCCGTGAACACGACGGCCTTATGGCCGTGGGCCACGCCGAAGACGAAGTTGAGGCCCGGCACGTAGCCGTCGCCCTCGACCACGTAGACGTATCTATCCCATCCCCTCACCGGCCTCAACAGATCCAGCAATAGATCTGCCCTTATCTGTCCCCTGGCCTTGTTATACGCCCTTGCCTTCACGTCGCCAAGATCCGCCGCCACGACATCTAGCCTTATCAAGCCTCTGAACGACGACTCGACGACCTCGACGACGCGTCTACCTATCTCCGCCTCCGCCGTCAGAAGAACTCTGGCCATGTTTTAAATTTAGAGATCTATTTTTCCGTGCATAGAGTCCTCGAGGCGCTTTCGAGGAAGGCTGTGATCGGCCACAGAGGCTTCCCTCTTAAAAGGCCCGAGAACACCGTCGCCTCCTTTATGGCTGCTATAGAGGCCGGCGCCGATGTAGTCGAGATGGACGTGTGGAAGACCGCGGACGGCGTGCCGGTGGTAATCCACGACGGTTTGGTGAAGACGCCCGGCGGCGAGTTGAAGGTGAAAGAGGCGCGTTGGCCGGAGCTGGCTATCCACAGAGTGGGCGGCGAGCCGATCCCCACTCTAGAGGACGCGCTACAGGCCATAGGGGGAAGGGCCGGCGTGTTCGTAGAGGTCAAGGACCTCGATGCCGCAGAGCTCGTGGGCGAAGTTTTGAGGCGCGTCGGCGCCACGTCGTGGGCCGCCGTTATAAGCTTCCACGAGGAGGCCTTGGCCCGGCTTAAGGGCCTTGTCCCTCTCGGCTTAATATACGCCAAGCCGCCGGGCAGAATAGCCGACGCGAGGCGCCTGGGCCTCGACTTTGTGCTCCCCCACTATAGGCTCGCGACCTCCAAGGCCGTGGAGTTCGCCCACAGAATGGGCCTCAAGGTCGTTGCTTGGACCGTCAACGATGGGCGGGTCATGGAGGAGCTCTGGTCTCGGGGGGTTGACGGAATAGCCAGCGACGACGTGGAGCTCGCTGTCTCTGTGCGGAATAAATTTAACCGGTAAATTTGTCTAAGGCAAGTGCGCAACGCAAGCTATTGGGGCTTGATACTGGCCGGCTCCTTGGTGGGCTTCATATGGGGCGCCAACCAAGTGGCCCTCTCGATATACCTAGTCAAGATAGGGCTAGATGCCGCGCAGATAGGCGCCGTCTACGGCGTCTCCACCGCCGCGATGACCGCCGGCTCTTTGTTGTGGGGCTACCTAGCAGATATATACGACAGGAGGCGCCTCTACTACGCCCTATCGTTCGCCTCGGCCACGTTCACCGCCTTGATGGCAACGGCCAGACCCTTCGTCGTTGCGGCGTCCTACATCTCGGCGAGCTTGTTGAACAGAGGGGTGGTATACAGCGCAATTCTCGGCGACTATGCCAAGGCTAGAGGCCTCTCCAACGAGGCCTTCTCCCTCTCCTCGTCTCTCTCCTCGTTCTTCGCCGCGCTGGGTTCCCTCTCGGCCTCCATAACCGCCGCGGGCATTCCCGGCTTCCAGACGCTCTTCCTGCTGGAAAGCCTCGCAATAGCCGTATCGGCCGCCTTGCTATCCCTATCGGAGCCTATCGCCGCCGTGGAGCGAGGCGGGCTCTCGCTCAATCTGAGAACTCTTAGATCCTACTGGTTGCTCAAGCGCTTGATCCCGGAGTCCTTAATAGGGTTGGGGGCCGGGGTCATAATACCTCTATTCTCTCTATGGTTCTATATAAAGTTCCACGTGGCTATGGGAAGCCTCGCGGTCTTCTACGCCGCGTCTGACCTAACGCTCGCCTTGGGGGCTGCATCTGCGCCTTTGATAGCTAGGGCGTTGCGGAGCAGAGTCGACGCCATCGTCGTGTTGCAGTCGTTAGCCACTGCGTTGTTGGCCTCGATGCCCTTCGTCGGCTCGGCCGAGGTCGCCCTGTCCCTCTTCGTGGCCAGAACGGCGTTGATGAACATGGCCAATCCTCTGCTGTCGGCGTTGATAAACGATCTGGTGCCCCAGGAAGAGCGCGGCAGAGTCTTCGGCTTGTGGAACACGCTCAGCAGTGTGCCTAGAGCCGTAGGGCCCGCCATAGGGGGGTACCTCATGGGCTCAGGCATGATAGATGCCCCGTTGTTCATAACGGCGGGGCTATACGCCGTAGCCGTGGCCCTGTTCAAGGCGCTTTTAGGCCAGGCCGAGTCCAGGCTAGCGCGCGGCTAGAAACGCCAGCAACCCGTCTGCGTCCACGTCGCATCTGGCCCGCTTTAAGAACTCCTCCGACCTCCTCAACGCGTCGTCCAGCGAGACGACCACGTCGGCATCCGCCGGCGGATCGGGCCCTATATGTATTTTGAAGCCGAGCTTGGCATCCCTAAAGCCCTCTATCACCACGAGGTCCGAATCTATGCGGCACAGCGATAGTCTGTCCGAGAACACGGCCCACATGCCGCCGCCTCTCAAGACGACCACGTCGGCTCCAGCAACCTTCATCCTGTAGCTGTCCTTACCCGGCACGTCAGGGGCGTGATGGCTCTGTTTGACGGCAACCACCCTATACCCCAAGGACCTAGCTATAGATATGAGCCTCTCGGCAAGCGCCGTCTTCCCCACGTCCTTGTTGCCGGTTATCTGTATCACGCAAACCACCTCCCCATATCTCTGGGATCTCTGTACAACAACATCAACACCTTGTCGCCCCTCTTGGCGCCTCCCGGCGGTATCAGCAACACGCCGGACGCGTCGGGGTCGGTGAACGAGTGGTGCTTCGTCCTCAACGGCGTGGCCACTATCTCGCCGTCCTTGTACTCCGCCTTCGCCCTCACGAACTGGGCCAACTCGCCCGTCACGTCGGCCGCCAGCGTGGCGTATACCCAGCCATTGCCGGGCCCCGCGACCACGTTGGCCATCTTCCTCATGACCGGCTCGACTATGCGTATCGTGCCGTGCAACGCGCTGATGGGATAGCCCGAGAGCCCGAAGACCACCTTGCCGTTGACCACGGCCACAGAGGTGGGGCGGCCGGGCTTCATTCTGAAGCCCCTAATCCCGGCAAAGCCCAGCTTGTAGAAGTGATCTATCTCGCTGGGGCCCGCCCCGCCAGTTACTATAACAGCGTCTACTTTCTGCAACGCCTCCTCGACGGCCTTCTTAAGCGCCTCGTTGTCGTCGCCCATGACCCTCCTATCGGCGATCTCGACGTAAGGCATATAGTTGCGGATGTACCACTCCACCAGAGACCCCGTCGACTCGATTACCTTACCCCTGAGGACGAGCTCGGCGGCCTCGTCGGGATCTATAGGCGGCTTTATCAACTCGTCTCCAGTGGAGAAGATCGCTATCTTGGGCCTCCTGTACGCCCTCACCTTGGTCACGCCAACGTCCAGGAGGGCCACTACGTCGAATACCGTGAGCACTTGGCCCTTCTTGACGAGGACGGCGCCCTTGGGGGCGTAGGCGCCTGGGGGATCGACGTTGTCGTAGGCGTTGTACTTGCGCGACACAGAGATCCTATCGCCCTCCCTCCTCGCCGCCTCCTCCGGCACCACTGCATCGGCCCCTTCTGGGAGGAAGGCGCCTACAGTCACGTAATACGCCTCGCCGCGCCCCACCCTAGCCTCTCTGTACTGGCCCACCAGTATGGAGCCCACCACGACGAACTCGCCCGGGGTCTCCGCCGAGTTCACCGCGTAGCCGTCGTAGGCGGCTCTAGGCCTCGGCGGATAGTCGTGCGGCATCACCACATCCCTCGCCGCCACGAAGCCTGCGGCGTCCCAAGTCGGAATGGTCAAGACGTCCTCGATAGGCCTTATCTGGGACAGGAGATCAGTTATCTTAGAGAGAGGCGACGGCCTCTCTAAATAACGCATATACCTCCAGCCTATTTACAATATATACTTTACCGCGTCGGAGCTACAGCGGGGTTAAACGCGTCTTGCTATGACCATCGCGTGCGCCACGTCGTAGGGCTCGAGGTGGACGGTGTCCAAAATCTCGTATCCGCGCTCTTTCAACACATTGATCTCCTGCTTGAAGGTCTCCGACGGCTCCTTGGTCACATCTATACTCATCGCCTTTATTACCAACATTACATGGCCGCCCTTCTTTAAGAAGTAGTCCGCGTTGTCGGCCAATATCTTCGCCTGCGCTGGCTGTGCTATATCTATGTAAACCACATCGACGCCCTTGATATAGTGCGCGTACTGGTACGGGAATCTGGCGTCGCCGAGTATCGGCACTACGTTCTTCCTGCCTTGGTCGACCAGCTTCTCCATGAACTCCCTGAAGACTCTCGGCGAGAACTCGACGGAATATATCAGCCCTCTTTCGCCCACTATATCGCTCACGTGGCTCGGCGTGGTCCCCGAGGCGGCGCCGAGATATAGTATGTGCGACCCCTCAGCTATGGGCATCTCCTTGAGCCCGTTCAGTATGGCCGCGGCAAGCTTAGATCTATAGGGGTTCCACTCCCTATACTCCACGTCTCTCCACTTAATCAACCTCTCGCCGTACACCCTCCTGCCCGGCGTCAAGTTCCTCGTCGCCAGTCTCTCCGAGCCGTCCTCGAACTTCGCCACGTAGACGCCGGCGAACCTCTCGTGAGGCCTCACATCGACGACTTCTATGGACATATCCCTACGCCTCTCCCATGCTTTTTATTCTTTCTTCGACGGCTTCTTCGCCGAGGGCTTCTTCGGCGGAGGCCCTTGCCTCCTCTCCGGCGCCCTAGCCGGCTTGACCGCAGGCGCTCTGGGCGGCGGCTTGGCGTATAGGGTCTTTATCTCTTGGATACGCGCCAGGAGATCCTCCTTCAACTTAGCCGCTATGAAGTTGCCGGTGAAAGCGTCGGCCTTAGCCGCTATGGCCAACTTGGCGGCGAGCGCCCTCGCTATCTTGCCGCGTTGCCACCTAGGCGCGCGGAATATCTCGGGGTACTGGAATATCACGCCGTGTTTCGGGGGCTTGCCGCCGGTGCGGAGGGCTCTGAACAAAGCCTTCTCGGCGCCCAGCACCTGCACCGTAGATGCGGGCAACATGGCGAGGCGGGAGAGGCCTCCGGCCAACTTTATGAGCCTCGCGCCGAGGAGCGGCCCCACGAGCTCCCTTATATTCGGCGCTACGTCCTTCATGGCCTCGTCTATATACTCCGACAATTTGTTTCTATAATCATCTAGCCTTAAATATATGTCTGCATACGTCCTTATCTGGTCGAGATCCCACTCGGACATGTCGGCGCCTATGCTCTTCCTGGCGGCCTCCACTATCCTCTTTACCCTATCCTCGGGTGCCCCCTTCAAGACCTCCTTGACGGCGTCGGGCGAATACTTGGACCTATGGCCTATGTTCTTGACCAACAACACGTACTCCTTATTGTCCCTGACTAGCTCCTCCAGCTCTGGGAAGTGTATCCCGTACCACTCCCTGATGCGCGACGCGATGAGGTTCAACGTCTTGTCGATATCGTCGACAGTGCTTATGGACTGAGCTATGAACAGGTCGCGCTTCTCCACGGCCTGCCTCAGCTTGCTCCTGGTGATGAGGTCCGAGACCTCGAGGAGGAGGGAGTCGTACTCCTCCTTGCTCACGCCTAGGGCGGGCAGATAGACGTCCCAGAACTTGCGTCTGAACTCGGCAACTACCTGGTCCGGCGACTCGCTGATTATCTCGACCCCCTGCAAAGCCGCCGACAGCCTTCTGGCCAGTTCGGGATCCTCCAAGACTATTTTATCCCCCCGGCCCTTAAGCCTCTCGACGAGCTCCAAGAGCTCGGGCACGGGAGTGGACTTCTCCAGCTCCGCGAGCTTGCCCGCTATGACGTCGGCCTTCCTATCGAAGAGAGCCTTGTCCACCACGTCCCCCTTGTCGTCCAAGGCTATCAGACCCAGAATGTCCGTAGCTATATGTATCGTCATCGGAAACCACTAGCAGGTGCCTTATTAATATTACTGCCGACCGGCTATCTCCTTGAGCGCCCTGGCGACGTCCCCGGCGTCGATCCTCCCCCTATACCTCCTCATGGCCTCCCTCAAGGCCTTGTCGGGGCCCACCTCCTTGACCAGCCCCTCCACTATCTTCTTGACCTCTTCATACGGCATCCTCAAGAGGCCCAGCCGTCTGGCCGCGTCCAACACTCCCTCCCCCTCCTTCAATGACCTCAGTATCTCCTCCACGGCCTCCTTAGTTATAGTCCCCCTATCCAGCTCTGCCAGCACCGCGTCTATCTTCTCGGGCGTGACCTCGACCCCCTCTCTGGCCAGAGCCCTCGCCGTGTTCAGGAGAAGGCTGGCTATCTGCGTCGGCGGCACGTTCCTGTACCTCTGGACGAAGTCCTCGAAGTACTCGAGCCACGGCGACTTCACGAGCCTCAAGGCCATGTCCTTGTTCACGCCGAGCGACGAGATCCTCTCTATCTCGGCCTCCAAGCTCCGCGACGCTATCTCCTCGGCCTTCTTCTCTATCTCTATGGTTATCCTAACCGGCGGCAGGTCCGTCTCGGGATACATCCTGGCCGCGCCCGGCCTAGGCCTCATGAACCTAGTCGTGCCGTCGGGGTTCGCCGCCCTGGTCTCCTCTGGGACCCCCTCGAAGGCTTGCCTCAGCCTATGCACCACTACGTCCACGGCCTCGGCGACCTCCCTCGGATCTGCCCCCGAGAGCAACACGAAGGAGCCCGCCCCCAGCCTCTGCTCCACTGCCCTGACCTCGTCCGACGTTATCCCGTAGCCCGGGAGCTCGTCTGAATGCATCAAGCCGCCCAGCTCAGTCCAGGCCCTCACGTAGTCTGCCAGCTCGGTCCCGAAGCGGCGGCCGGGCTGGACCTCAAAGCCCAGAAGTTTCTGGAAGCCGGGCGCCTTCACCGCGTAGACCACGCCGCCCGCGTCGAGGACCCTCCTCAGAACTCTGGACTGCGTGTTCCTGAACACGTCGGTGACGTCTGCGTAGCCTCCTTCGGGAGGCTGGGCGCCTCTGTTCTTGAGCTCGTCCCTTATCTTCAAGAGGTTCAATTGCCTCATTACCTCGTACTCTACGACCTTGGGTATCAACTCCAGCTTGGGCACGCCCTTGATCTCCGTCTTGGCTCCCCCCGCTATGGAGACGTTGACGTCTTGCCTCACGGTCCCGAGGCCCCTCTTGGCCCTGCCGGTCACCTTCACGCTGTAGCCTATGATCCAGGCCACCTCCTCCATCTGTTGCGGGTCGTACTCCATAGGCGACGTGGATATCTCCACCAGCGGTATGCCCAGCCTGTCCAGCCTATAGTAGACGTATTTGCCCTCCTCCCTTATCTTCCTCGCCGCGTCCTCCTCCAACGCGATCGTGTCGACGCCGATGTTGTAGCCCAATATCTTCGCCCTCCCGTCGTGCGCCACGAGCATAGTGCGTTGGAACCCCGAGGTGTTGGAGCCGTCCACAACGATCTTGCGCATTACGTAGATCTCGTCGTAGAGCTTCGCGTTGAACATCTTGGCCACGGCCACCGCCGTCGTGAGGGCCTCCTCGTCGGGCAGATGCGGCGGCTCCTCGTCCAGCTCCACGAGGCATGTAGTGTCGCGGTACCCCTCGTAGACGTAAAGGCGCCTCTTGCGAACCTCCCAGACAGCCGCAGGGTCCACCGAGCCCAACTCGCTGAGCGCTACGTAGAGCCTCCTGACAACGCGGAAGTGCGGCTCGTCGTCTCTCAGCACAGGGGGACAGTGGCAGAAGAGCTTCCTGCTGGTGTTTAGCTGGATATGTATCTCCAGCCCCGTCTTCAAGCCCAACGCTCTATAGTCCACATAGCGGCATTTGTCCACACTATAAAAAGACGAAAGGCAGCCCTCCAGCCTCGTTACATGGGCCGACCTCGGCAGGGGCTCTATCTGCCTTTATCATATATACCGGATAAGACGTGAGGAGGCGGCTCGGACAGCATATGCTGAGGGATAGATCTGTGGCCGAGTACATGGCGGGCTTGGTGCCCGAGGGCTCC of the Thermoproteus uzoniensis 768-20 genome contains:
- a CDS encoding molybdopterin molybdotransferase MoeA, with the translated sequence MRYLERPSPLSKITDLLSQIRPIEDVLTIPTWDAAGFVAARDVVMPHDYPPRPRAAYDGYAVNSAETPGEFVVVGSILVGQYREARVGRGEAYYVTVGAFLPEGADAVVPEEAARREGDRISVSRKYNAYDNVDPPGAYAPKGAVLVKKGQVLTVFDVVALLDVGVTKVRAYRRPKIAIFSTGDELIKPPIDPDEAAELVLRGKVIESTGSLVEWYIRNYMPYVEIADRRVMGDDNEALKKAVEEALQKVDAVIVTGGAGPSEIDHFYKLGFAGIRGFRMKPGRPTSVAVVNGKVVFGLSGYPISALHGTIRIVEPVMRKMANVVAGPGNGWVYATLAADVTGELAQFVRAKAEYKDGEIVATPLRTKHHSFTDPDASGVLLIPPGGAKRGDKVLMLLYRDPRDMGRWFA
- a CDS encoding fibrillarin-like rRNA/tRNA 2'-O-methyltransferase; its protein translation is MSIEVVDVRPHERFAGVYVAKFEDGSERLATRNLTPGRRVYGERLIKWRDVEYREWNPYRSKLAAAILNGLKEMPIAEGSHILYLGAASGTTPSHVSDIVGERGLIYSVEFSPRVFREFMEKLVDQGRKNVVPILGDARFPYQYAHYIKGVDVVYIDIAQPAQAKILADNADYFLKKGGHVMLVIKAMSIDVTKEPSETFKQEINVLKERGYEILDTVHLEPYDVAHAMVIARRV
- the gatE gene encoding Glu-tRNA(Gln) amidotransferase subunit GatE, whose product is MDYRALGLKTGLEIHIQLNTSRKLFCHCPPVLRDDEPHFRVVRRLYVALSELGSVDPAAVWEVRKRRLYVYEGYRDTTCLVELDEEPPHLPDEEALTTAVAVAKMFNAKLYDEIYVMRKIVVDGSNTSGFQRTMLVAHDGRAKILGYNIGVDTIALEEDAARKIREEGKYVYYRLDRLGIPLVEISTSPMEYDPQQMEEVAWIIGYSVKVTGRAKRGLGTVRQDVNVSIAGGAKTEIKGVPKLELIPKVVEYEVMRQLNLLKIRDELKNRGAQPPEGGYADVTDVFRNTQSRVLRRVLDAGGVVYAVKAPGFQKLLGFEVQPGRRFGTELADYVRAWTELGGLMHSDELPGYGITSDEVRAVEQRLGAGSFVLLSGADPREVAEAVDVVVHRLRQAFEGVPEETRAANPDGTTRFMRPRPGAARMYPETDLPPVRITIEIEKKAEEIASRSLEAEIERISSLGVNKDMALRLVKSPWLEYFEDFVQRYRNVPPTQIASLLLNTARALAREGVEVTPEKIDAVLAELDRGTITKEAVEEILRSLKEGEGVLDAARRLGLLRMPYEEVKKIVEGLVKEVGPDKALREAMRRYRGRIDAGDVARALKEIAGRQ
- a CDS encoding nop family pre-rRNA processing protein (functions along with aFIB and aL7a; guides 2'-O-methylation of ribose to specific sites in RNAs), producing the protein MTIHIATDILGLIALDDKGDVVDKALFDRKADVIAGKLAELEKSTPVPELLELVERLKGRGDKIVLEDPELARRLSAALQGVEIISESPDQVVAEFRRKFWDVYLPALGVSKEEYDSLLLEVSDLITRSKLRQAVEKRDLFIAQSISTVDDIDKTLNLIASRIREWYGIHFPELEELVRDNKEYVLLVKNIGHRSKYSPDAVKEVLKGAPEDRVKRIVEAARKSIGADMSEWDLDQIRTYADIYLRLDDYRNKLSEYIDEAMKDVAPNIRELVGPLLGARLIKLAGGLSRLAMLPASTVQVLGAEKALFRALRTGGKPPKHGVIFQYPEIFRAPRWQRGKIARALAAKLAIAAKADAFTGNFIAAKLKEDLLARIQEIKTLYAKPPPRAPAVKPARAPERRQGPPPKKPSAKKPSKKE